A part of Haloarchaeobius sp. HME9146 genomic DNA contains:
- a CDS encoding extracellular solute-binding protein gives MPTRRRSLQALAAAGATGILGSAAYSQLSASDDAPTALVAGSLLTVASDTPGASIEAHGSATVAQLVRDELRQPDAIALADPVLFQGITEEFTLFATNALVLTYDPRSEHAESVQQDWREAVRNPEVSIGRTDPKLDPLGYRTVMALQLAEGLDTDTVLDDSRIFAETGLLNALEAGGIDAAFTYRNMAVERGLSYVDLPERIDFSDPMRRETYASVSYELSEQTVQGAPIRYGVAALTPAGESWIRALVGEERRLERAGFTIPRSYPKLGRP, from the coding sequence ATGCCGACGCGTCGCAGGAGCCTCCAGGCGCTCGCCGCGGCCGGGGCCACGGGTATCCTCGGAAGCGCAGCCTACAGCCAGCTCTCGGCTTCCGACGACGCACCCACCGCACTGGTCGCCGGCTCGCTCCTCACGGTCGCCTCCGACACGCCCGGGGCGAGCATCGAGGCTCACGGCTCGGCAACCGTGGCCCAGCTCGTCCGCGACGAGCTCAGACAGCCAGACGCAATCGCACTCGCAGACCCGGTGTTGTTCCAGGGCATCACCGAGGAGTTCACGCTGTTCGCGACGAACGCGCTGGTACTGACCTACGACCCCAGGTCCGAGCACGCAGAGTCGGTCCAGCAGGACTGGCGCGAGGCGGTCCGGAATCCCGAGGTCAGCATCGGGCGGACCGACCCGAAACTCGACCCACTGGGCTACCGGACCGTGATGGCGCTGCAACTCGCCGAGGGGCTCGACACCGACACGGTGCTCGACGACTCCCGCATCTTCGCCGAGACCGGCCTCCTGAACGCGCTCGAAGCGGGGGGAATCGACGCGGCGTTCACCTACCGGAACATGGCGGTCGAGCGCGGCCTCTCGTACGTCGACCTCCCCGAACGCATCGACTTCTCTGACCCGATGCGGCGCGAGACCTACGCGAGCGTCAGTTACGAGCTGTCGGAGCAGACCGTGCAGGGCGCACCCATCCGGTACGGGGTCGCCGCGCTCACGCCGGCCGGCGAGTCGTGGATTCGGGCCCTCGTCGGCGAAGAGCGCCGCCTCGAACGGGCCGGGTTCACGATTCCGCGGAGCTACCCCAAGCTGGGACGGCCGTAA
- the cysS gene encoding cysteine--tRNA ligase, producing MTLYVSNTLTGEKEAFEPQDPDDVLLYYCGLTVSDPAHLGHARGWVHVDVMHRWLEQLGYGVRHVENFTDVNEKIVARAGDPELGADEAEVAEHYIQDVLDDMRGLNLKRAEVYPRVTEHIPEIINLIQTLIDQEHAYESNGSVYFDVTTFEDYGKLSGQKVEEIEEQGDPDELAEKRHPADFALWKADGVKPEAVREHRKEGHPLGEDECPSGQTWDSPWGEGRPGWHIECSAMSMTHLDSTIDIHVGGMDLVFPHHENEVAQSEAATGQQFSNYWLHVRLLETKAEKMSSSLGNFTTVADLLREEGPNVVRMLLVSTAYHNKAVFSDETLTEARERWERLERGYRAAVDACDSTAARTKVDDRDLKSAVERTRREFAEGMNDDFNTREATTALLELATAVNRHLADRDEYDYRALHDAIDTFEELGGGVLGFQFGAQTGGEASVADEVIQLVLDVREAEREAGNYDRADELRDELEAMGVTVEDTDDGTSFHY from the coding sequence ATGACCCTGTACGTGTCGAACACGTTGACGGGCGAGAAGGAGGCGTTCGAGCCACAGGACCCCGACGATGTGCTGCTCTACTACTGTGGCCTCACCGTCTCCGACCCCGCCCACCTCGGCCACGCCCGCGGCTGGGTACACGTGGACGTGATGCACCGCTGGCTGGAACAGCTCGGCTACGGCGTCCGACACGTCGAGAACTTCACCGACGTGAACGAGAAGATTGTCGCCCGGGCGGGCGACCCCGAACTCGGCGCGGACGAGGCCGAGGTCGCCGAGCATTACATTCAGGACGTGCTCGACGACATGCGCGGGCTGAACCTCAAGCGCGCCGAGGTGTACCCCCGCGTCACCGAGCACATCCCGGAGATCATCAACCTCATCCAGACACTCATCGACCAGGAACACGCCTACGAGTCCAACGGGTCGGTGTACTTCGACGTCACCACCTTCGAGGACTACGGCAAACTCTCCGGGCAGAAGGTCGAGGAGATCGAGGAGCAAGGCGACCCCGACGAACTCGCCGAGAAGCGCCACCCCGCGGACTTCGCACTGTGGAAGGCCGACGGCGTCAAGCCGGAAGCGGTCCGCGAGCACCGTAAAGAGGGCCACCCACTCGGCGAGGACGAGTGCCCGAGCGGGCAGACGTGGGACTCGCCCTGGGGCGAGGGCCGGCCCGGCTGGCACATCGAGTGCTCGGCCATGTCGATGACCCACCTCGACTCGACCATCGACATCCACGTCGGCGGGATGGACCTCGTCTTCCCCCACCACGAGAACGAGGTCGCCCAGAGCGAGGCCGCGACCGGCCAGCAGTTCTCGAACTACTGGCTGCACGTCCGGTTGCTGGAGACGAAGGCCGAGAAGATGTCCTCCAGCCTTGGTAACTTCACCACCGTCGCGGACCTACTTCGCGAGGAGGGCCCGAACGTGGTCCGGATGCTCCTCGTCTCGACGGCGTACCACAACAAGGCGGTCTTCAGCGACGAGACGCTCACCGAGGCCAGAGAACGCTGGGAACGGCTCGAACGCGGCTACCGCGCCGCCGTCGATGCCTGCGATTCCACCGCGGCCCGGACGAAGGTCGACGACCGCGACCTGAAGTCCGCCGTCGAGCGCACCCGCCGCGAGTTCGCAGAGGGGATGAACGACGACTTCAACACCCGCGAGGCGACGACGGCCCTGCTCGAACTCGCAACCGCGGTGAACAGGCACCTCGCCGACCGCGACGAGTACGACTACCGCGCCCTCCACGACGCCATCGACACGTTCGAAGAACTCGGTGGGGGCGTCCTCGGCTTCCAGTTCGGCGCGCAGACCGGCGGCGAGGCGAGTGTTGCCGACGAGGTCATCCAGCTGGTCCTCGACGTACGCGAGGCCGAACGCGAAGCTGGCAACTACGACCGTGCCGACGAGCTCCGGGACGAACTCGAAGCGATGGGTGTCACCGTCGAGGACACCGACGACGGCACTTCGTTCCACTACTGA
- a CDS encoding DUF6517 family protein, translating to MKLTRRTLLGSASAGIAATAGCLGILSGTSEFAADQAAVDEQVASDTNYVKQEPKEQTIEKTFSAAGQEKTVKVTNWVTQYYKTLDLPIASDQKAGVFALISSPKVEVVGQSFNPLKDWDERKLAKQIQSQYEGFSVGSAVDEFAVQILGSAKTVTKFEGTATLSGNEVDVYLLLTGAVGHESDFVVPMGIYPQEIDEQANVTKLMRNLVHPAAE from the coding sequence ATGAAGCTGACTCGACGGACGTTGCTGGGCAGTGCCAGTGCAGGAATCGCGGCGACAGCCGGGTGTCTCGGCATCCTCTCTGGAACGAGCGAGTTCGCGGCCGACCAGGCCGCCGTCGACGAGCAGGTTGCGAGCGACACGAACTACGTCAAGCAGGAACCCAAAGAACAGACCATCGAGAAGACGTTCTCCGCGGCGGGCCAGGAGAAGACGGTGAAGGTGACGAACTGGGTCACGCAGTACTACAAGACCCTCGACCTGCCCATCGCATCGGACCAGAAGGCGGGCGTGTTCGCGCTCATCTCCTCACCGAAGGTCGAGGTCGTCGGCCAGTCGTTCAACCCGCTGAAGGACTGGGACGAGCGCAAACTGGCGAAGCAGATCCAGTCGCAGTACGAGGGCTTCTCGGTCGGCAGCGCGGTCGACGAGTTCGCCGTCCAGATACTCGGCTCCGCGAAGACCGTGACGAAGTTCGAGGGGACCGCGACCCTCAGTGGGAACGAGGTCGACGTCTACCTCCTCCTCACGGGCGCGGTCGGCCACGAGTCCGACTTCGTCGTCCCGATGGGCATCTACCCGCAGGAGATCGACGAACAGGCCAACGTCACGAAGCTCATGCGGAATCTCGTGCATCCCGCGGCAGAATAA
- a CDS encoding enoyl-CoA hydratase/isomerase family protein, translated as MMGEESTDSGTDDVLAAAEDCELVSVAVGDHAEGVATVVLDRPDSRNALNAQLRRELKAVLDAVEADSSVRVVVLTGSDESSSFVAGADVTELRERDAIEQRDASKRPRVYEYVDDLEKPVIARINGHCLGGGSELALGCDVRIAQEGSKLGQPEINLGIMPGGGATQRLPRLVGEGQAMRLILSGELIDATEANDIGLVDEVYPEDDLDDRVYDLAGKMASKSPLALEIAKKAVKAGSRMGLEEGIEYEAELFALLFANEDKNEGIDAFFEDREPEWQPR; from the coding sequence CTGATGGGCGAGGAGTCGACCGACTCAGGGACCGACGACGTGCTCGCCGCGGCAGAGGACTGCGAACTCGTGTCCGTCGCGGTCGGCGACCACGCCGAGGGCGTCGCGACCGTCGTTCTCGACCGACCCGATTCCCGCAACGCCCTGAACGCGCAGCTTCGCCGGGAGCTCAAGGCGGTCCTCGACGCGGTCGAGGCGGATTCCTCGGTCCGGGTCGTGGTCCTCACCGGCTCGGACGAGTCGAGTTCCTTCGTCGCGGGCGCGGACGTGACGGAACTGCGCGAGCGCGACGCTATCGAGCAGCGCGACGCCTCGAAACGCCCGCGCGTGTACGAGTACGTCGACGACCTGGAGAAACCGGTCATCGCCCGCATCAACGGCCATTGTCTCGGCGGCGGCTCGGAACTTGCACTGGGCTGTGACGTGCGCATCGCCCAGGAGGGGTCGAAGCTCGGGCAGCCCGAGATCAACCTCGGCATCATGCCCGGCGGCGGTGCGACCCAGCGTCTTCCCCGGCTCGTCGGTGAGGGTCAGGCGATGCGACTCATCCTCTCGGGTGAACTCATCGACGCCACGGAGGCGAACGACATCGGCCTCGTCGACGAGGTGTACCCCGAGGACGACCTCGACGACCGCGTGTACGACCTTGCGGGCAAGATGGCGTCGAAGTCCCCGCTCGCCCTGGAGATCGCCAAGAAGGCGGTGAAGGCGGGCTCGCGGATGGGGCTGGAGGAAGGCATCGAGTACGAGGCCGAACTGTTCGCGTTGCTGTTCGCCAACGAGGACAAGAACGAAGGTATCGACGCGTTCTTCGAAGATCGCGAACCCGAGTGGCAGCCACGCTGA